A stretch of DNA from bacterium:
TCATATTGATCAATAGGATATTCTTCCCTTTCTTCTTCACTACCGTCTTCGCACCAGTCAAGCAGTTCTTGCTCTTTCTGGCCTTCAGAGTTCATACAGTTTTCTTCCATCATTTTCTATATCCTCTTTTAAGGTTTAAAGAGTCTATGGCTATTTAAGCACCTATCCCACAATGTAGCCGCACTCTCTAGAATACGTATATACAGGCTCTTATACCTTTCTTTCGACCATGTTTGGCAGTAAGAGTTTTTTGAGATAGACCCTTATTCGAGCTGCAAACATCTGAAGACTGAAGCTTCAACCATAACCCGAAACTCGTAACCAGCGACTTGAGTTTCTTATTTGTCTTTGAGCCAGGGTTCCAGATAGGCCGCGCAGCTATTCAACGTAGCCAGATTCTGATAGTCTTCCTCCGGGACCTCCACCTTATACCGCTTCCGAAGCTCCATGATGATATCCAGAAAATCCATGGAGTCCAGGTTTATCTGGTCCCTGATGCGCACATCCGGATCAAGCTGGTTCGTATCCTCATCCGGAACAATTTCGGATATGATGTCTAAAACTGAGGCCTTAATCTCTTCTTGAGTCATAGTATCTCCCTCTTTAGTTATTCTCCCTGAATTGGCAGCAGGTTATTCACTGATCACATCACGATAGTTGTATCATTTTTCAAACCGTTTGACAATCACTACGGAATTGATGCCGAGCATGCCAAAGGAATTATTGAGGATATAATCAACTCTCTCAACCTGCTGAGGCTTCATGGTGATCATGTTCTTCATACTGCATTCCGGATCCGGATTTTCCAGATTGATGGTTGGATGGATGATTGAATCCTGAAATGAGGGCAGGTTCCCGGCCAGCTCCAGAGCACCGGCAGCACCCATGGTATGGCCGATATAACTTTTCGTATTATTGATATAGGTTTTCGGACTTTGGCCAAAGACCCTCCGAATGGCCCTGGCTTCCTCGATGTCCCCCACGGGAGTGGCTGTAGCATGACTGCTGAGCAGATCGATTTCATGCGGGGCAATATGGGCCCTTTTCAGGGCCAGTTCCATGCATTCGGCCTGCCGCTCTCCGCTGGGAAGAACAAAATCCAGGGCATCAGAATTTATGGCATAGCCAACGATCTCACCATAAATATGGGCTCCCCTCCTCATGGCATCTTCCAGGCGCTCAAGGGTGCATATGCATCCCCCTTCGGAGACCACAATGCCGTTGCGGTCCCGGTCAAAGGGACGGCAGGCTCTGGTCGGATCTTCATGACTGGCCAGGGCTCCCTGACTCCTGAAACTGGCAAAAATGCCAAAGGTGTGAATGCTTTCGGATACCCCTCCTGCCAGGGCCAGGTCTACCTCGTCCAGCCGCAGCATCTGCACTCCCTGGATCAGACCGCAGTTACCTGCTGCACAGGCGGCACCCAGGGTATAGTGCGGCCCGGTAATGCCCATGTTCAGTGACAGTTCACCAGCCGGATTGTTGGCCACGGTCCGGGGATTGTGGTGATGAGTCCAGTACCGAAGGTCATAGTCAAACTGCTGGATGTTATAAATTTCATTTTCCGTTTCCACATTGCCATGTTCGGTAATACCCAGATAGATCCCCACTCTGGACTTATCTATCCGGGCAAAATCAAGATCTGCATCCCTGACCGCCTCATGAGCACAGTAGATCGCTACAGCC
This window harbors:
- a CDS encoding acyl carrier protein yields the protein MTQEEIKASVLDIISEIVPDEDTNQLDPDVRIRDQINLDSMDFLDIIMELRKRYKVEVPEEDYQNLATLNSCAAYLEPWLKDK
- a CDS encoding beta-ketoacyl-[acyl-carrier-protein] synthase family protein produces the protein MSDNQKRVVITGIGLTAPNGNSLKEYRESLMAGKSGVRKFETRYMGEVLAGVCNFDVLKYQKRKEARRGTRAGAVAIYCAHEAVRDADLDFARIDKSRVGIYLGITEHGNVETENEIYNIQQFDYDLRYWTHHHNPRTVANNPAGELSLNMGITGPHYTLGAACAAGNCGLIQGVQMLRLDEVDLALAGGVSESIHTFGIFASFRSQGALASHEDPTRACRPFDRDRNGIVVSEGGCICTLERLEDAMRRGAHIYGEIVGYAINSDALDFVLPSGERQAECMELALKRAHIAPHEIDLLSSHATATPVGDIEEARAIRRVFGQSPKTYINNTKSYIGHTMGAAGALELAGNLPSFQDSIIHPTINLENPDPECSMKNMITMKPQQVERVDYILNNSFGMLGINSVVIVKRFEK